Below is a window of Burkholderia cepacia DNA.
GGCCTGCGTGCCGTTGCGGAACCGCGCCGCGTGCCTGCGCGTTACCGGCGCCGCACGACCATCAGCCGCGGTTCGGTCATGTCCTCGATCGCGTAGCGGATCCCTTCCCGGCCGAGGCCCGAATCCTTCACGCCACCGTACGGCATGTTGTCGACACGGAACGACGGCACGTCGTTGATCACGACGCCGCCGACTTCCAGTTCATCCCACGCGCGCTGCGCATGCGTGAGCGAATCGGTGAACACGCCGGCCTGCAGCCCGAAGTCGCTGTCGTTCACCCGTGCGAGCGCGTCGTCAAAGCGGTCGAACTTCTCGAGGATCGCGACCGGGCCGAACGCCTCCTTCCGGTACAGGTCCTGCTCATGCCCGACGTTTTCCAGCAGCGTCGCCTCGAACATCGCGCCGTCGACCTTGCCGCCCGCGACGATCTTCGCGCCCGCCGCGACGGCCGCGTCCATCCAGCCCGACAGCCGGCGCGACTCCGATTCGGAGATCATCGGGCCGACGAACGTCGACGGATCCTTCGGATCGCCCATCTTCAGCGATCGCGTCTTCGCGATCAGCTTCTCGCGCAGCGCGTCGTAGAGATCGGCATGCACGAGGATCCGCTGCACGCCGATGCAGCTCTGGCCCGACTGGTAGTACGCACCGAACGCGAGACGCTCGACCACGTAGTCGAGCCGGTCACGCTGGTCCGCATCGACGATCGCGGCTGCGTTGCCGCCGAGTTCCAGCACGACCTTCTTCTTGCCGGCCTTCTCCTTCAGCGCCCAGCCGACGGCCGGCGACCCCGTGAACGACAACAGTTTGAAACGCTCGTCGGTCGTGAACAGGTCGGCGCCATCGCGATGCGCGGGCAGTACCGAGAACGCGCCCTTCGGCAAGTCGGTTTCCGCGAGCACCTCGCCGATGATCAGCGCGCCGATCGGCGTGCGGCTCGCGGGCTTCAGCACGAACGGGCAGCCGGCCGCGAGCGCGGGCGCGACCTTGTGCGCGGCAAGGTTCAGCGGGAAGTTGAACGGCGAGATGAACGAGCACGGGCCGACCGGCACGCGCTTCGTATAGCCCGTATAGCCCTGCGCACGCGCGGAGATCTCGAGGTTGATGATCTCGCCGTCGATGCGCACCGATTCCTCGGACGCGACGCGGAACGTATCGAT
It encodes the following:
- a CDS encoding aldehyde dehydrogenase family protein, which encodes MLKETYPYYLANEAVYANTDLDVTDKFSGKVATRVALADAKAIDAAIAAAVDAAKPMREMPAFKRQAVLDHCVARFRERFDELAEALCIEAGKPINDSKGEVTRLIDTFRVASEESVRIDGEIINLEISARAQGYTGYTKRVPVGPCSFISPFNFPLNLAAHKVAPALAAGCPFVLKPASRTPIGALIIGEVLAETDLPKGAFSVLPAHRDGADLFTTDERFKLLSFTGSPAVGWALKEKAGKKKVVLELGGNAAAIVDADQRDRLDYVVERLAFGAYYQSGQSCIGVQRILVHADLYDALREKLIAKTRSLKMGDPKDPSTFVGPMISESESRRLSGWMDAAVAAGAKIVAGGKVDGAMFEATLLENVGHEQDLYRKEAFGPVAILEKFDRFDDALARVNDSDFGLQAGVFTDSLTHAQRAWDELEVGGVVINDVPSFRVDNMPYGGVKDSGLGREGIRYAIEDMTEPRLMVVRRR